The following nucleotide sequence is from Cicer arietinum cultivar CDC Frontier isolate Library 1 chromosome 2, Cicar.CDCFrontier_v2.0, whole genome shotgun sequence.
TTGTAGTTTGAATCAACACCAGAGCAACATGTGAACTCATAAGGACTACATGTGGAAACTGTCGCACTGTGCATGAAACTTTTGTCTTAGATCCTGGGTAAAAAAACCAAACAGTATAATCTAATAGTTAGTTTCAGAACTTCATCATCCTTCCCTTGAAATTTTTATATCAGAAAATAGTTTTCCATGTCCATAATCCTAAATTGTTATGCAAGGACAGGATCATTCACTGAGATTTGATCATTATCCCTGTAAGCTTCACCCGTAGCTAGACCCAGACTCACGGTTGCGCAAAACCAATTCCTCAGTAATAAACAATTCTAGTGGCTTCTTATAATTCTAATAGCTACCAATACATTCAAACCTAAAAGTATGGAAATTGTAAAGTTACAGATTGGAAAACCAAACTACAGTCCATTAGTGGTTAATATATCAAAGCTATAGGGATCACAGTATACCAAGCAATAAGCCGGAATGTGCATATTCTCAACCAGAAGCCGCAAAACCCTGTTAGGATACAATATTTGGATAAAATTAAACAACCACCAAGCATGTACATTTGCAACAGAGCATACAACAAGACACATTCATAATGTGAAGTCCGAGGCAATAATGCATACAACTAGACACATTCCGGAATTGACTTAGTGTATATTTGAATAAGCATTCAACAATAAATCCTTGATAACAATGAACTATGAATATACACAAAGTCAATTCAATTACCATGTTGACCTATGAATATGAACTAATCAGACCACACATAATGATTGAATATCTTGTTTTTTGtcataaaagtaaaatacattgCCCACAGATTTAGTAACAGCCACAATATAACAATATACCATGTTTTCTGAAATAGTGGCTCACATGGAAATTGGAAATACATGTATGAATGAAAAAATCATTAGGCattaaaaaattctttttcaaATGCTCACTGAAACTCACCAAGAGTCCGAAAGAAATAACATAGCATGACACTTCCAATTATTATAGAGCCTGACAAACAATTGCAATATGTAATAATTACCTGAGGCTAGGACCATTAACCTTATCAAAGAGCTGGTGACAATGGAAATCTCTGGATTTGTCTCTCAAATTTTCCGGTCAAACAATGTGAAGGCAGTCATTTACTGAGAAGACCACTACTTAATTGGGTCCAGAAGCCAAACTTCTATTACAGTGCCGGTACAATATATATAACCAATCATCAGGGTAATCTTGTAGCATGTTGAGACTTAGCCATTTCCCTTAAGACAGCACCAACAATTGCTGCCTGCTCAAGGCAGTCAGCCTTGTGCAATGCATCTAAAAGAACAACACATGTTTTGCTATATACATGACAACCTTTCAATCGAGTTTCCTCAAAAAGTTTATATGCATCAATTGCTTTATTGGCACTGCTTAATCCTTCTATCATAGCATTATAACAAGCAGAATCAGGGATGCCCCCACTTGCCTTAAATCTATCAAATAGGCCTCTCGCCTCCATAACATTTCCAGCCTTCGCAAGTCCTACAATCATTGTGGTGTATGTGATAGTATTAGGTTTTAACCCTTGTTTCTGCATTTCTTGCCAGAATACAAAGGCCTTATTAAACTTTCTAATCATACAAAGACCATTTATCATAATGCTGTAAGTTATTTCATTGGGAGAACATTTTAGGTTTTTCATGTTCTGAAAGCAGACTTGAgcttcatcaatttcttcagcTTTCACCAAAGCGCCGAGTAAGCAATTCCATGTGTATGTGTTTGGAGTCAGACCTTTCTGCATCAGCTCCTCCAAAATTAAGTATGCTTCATCAATCCTTCCCACCTTGCCAAACCCATCAATAAGACTACTGTATATAACTACATTTAAATCAACACCTATTGATTTTGCTTCTTCAAATAACATGTATGCTTCATCAAGCCTATCAATTTTAGCTAGTCCATCAACAACAGAACCATAAGTTACAACAGTAGGCTGTAGACCTTTTGTCTTCATTTCCTCCAGTAGCTGGTATGCTTTATTGACCTTACCAGACTTGCAAAATCCATCGATTACAGTGTTGTAAGCAAGAACATCCAAATGTAGTCCCTGTTCTTTCAACTCATAGAACAACTTAtatgtttcttttgaaaaaccTGCTTTCACAAGACCGTGAATTAGAATTGAGTAGCTCCGAATATCAGGAACTAACCTCTGAGtttttatttcttcaaataaagCCCTACCTTTGTCAACTTCACCAGCTTTGAAAACACAATCCATGTAAGTATTAAGAAGCATCAGATCAGGAGAACAGCCCCTATGCACCATCTCTTTGTAAATTTTATGACCATCCTCCTTCCTACCACACTTAAAAAAGTTCTTAATGAGAGATGTATAGACTACTACATTTGGAGTTTCATCAGAATCTAACATCTTTTCATAAAGACTGTAAGCATCATCGACCCTGCCACGTCTGCCCAAGCCATCGATAAGCGAACAAAATGTTCTTGAATCAGGAGTGCAAACTTTATAATCCAATCCTAAAAATATGGAGCAAGCTTCATCAAGTTTTTGAGCTTTACATAGTCGATCAATCATTATATTTACGGTCATGATATTCGGGAATAAGCCAGCCTCTTTCATACTATC
It contains:
- the LOC101508511 gene encoding uncharacterized protein isoform X1, whose product is MKILSRVQVIKFRYFLKCEKIDPLSKWFSSSSSNGSHFSSSSELYGKVNPFMDDTYQNNAAKVEGMRKTVYDVCGVLDTGQWGPATEDALNMFDEMFQPEVIVGVLRRLKDLNIALQYFRWVEGKTEQPHCQEVYNALLMVMARTRNLDCLEQILEEMSEAGFGIANNTCIELVGSLVKSRKLREAFGVIEIMRKFKFRPAYSAYTTLIGALAEVHEADPMLTLFHQMQEIGYEANVQLFTTLVRVFSREGRIDAALSLLDEMKSNSFTADLVLYNVCIDCFGKVGKVDMAWKFFHEMKAQGLVPDDVTYTSLIGVLCKAGRLDEAVELFEELDFNRSVPCVYAYNTMIMGYGSAGKFDEAYSLLERQKRKGCIPSVIAYNCILTCLGRKGKLEEALRIHEEMRQDAAPNLTTYNILIEMLCKAGELEAALKVQDSMKEAGLFPNIMTVNIMIDRLCKAQKLDEACSIFLGLDYKVCTPDSRTFCSLIDGLGRRGRVDDAYSLYEKMLDSDETPNVVVYTSLIKNFFKCGRKEDGHKIYKEMVHRGCSPDLMLLNTYMDCVFKAGEVDKGRALFEEIKTQRLVPDIRSYSILIHGLVKAGFSKETYKLFYELKEQGLHLDVLAYNTVIDGFCKSGKVNKAYQLLEEMKTKGLQPTVVTYGSVVDGLAKIDRLDEAYMLFEEAKSIGVDLNVVIYSSLIDGFGKVGRIDEAYLILEELMQKGLTPNTYTWNCLLGALVKAEEIDEAQVCFQNMKNLKCSPNEITYSIMINGLCMIRKFNKAFVFWQEMQKQGLKPNTITYTTMIVGLAKAGNVMEARGLFDRFKASGGIPDSACYNAMIEGLSSANKAIDAYKLFEETRLKGCHVYSKTCVVLLDALHKADCLEQAAIVGAVLREMAKSQHATRLP
- the LOC101508511 gene encoding uncharacterized protein isoform X2, coding for MKILSRVQVIKFRYFLKCEKIDPLSKWFSSSSSNGSHFSSSSELYGKVNPFMDDTYQNNAAKVEGMRKTVYDVCGVLDTGQWGPATEDALNMFDEMFQPEVIVGVLRRLKDLNIALQYFRWVEGKTEQPHCQEVYNALLMVMARTRNLDCLEQILEEMSEAGFGIANNTCIELVGSLVKSRKLREAFGVIEIMRKFKFRPAYSAYTTLIGALAEVHEADPMLTLFHQMQEIGYEANVQLFTTLVRVFSREGRIDAALSLLDEMKSNSFTADLVLYNVCIDCFGKVGKVDMAWKFFHEMKAQGLVPDDVTYTSLIGVLCKAGRLDEAVELFEELDFNRSVPCVYAYNTMIMGYGSAGKFDEAYSLLERQKRKGCIPSVIAYNCILTCLGRKGKLEEALRIHEEMRQDAAPNLTTYNILIEMLCKAGELEAALKVQDSMKEAGLFPNIMTVNIMIDRLCKAQKLDEACSIFLGLDYKVCTPDSRTFCSLIDGLGRRGRVDDAYSLYEKMLDSDETPNVVVYTSLIKNFFKCGRKEDGHKIYKEMVHRGCSPDLMLLNTYMDCVFKAGEVDKGFSKETYKLFYELKEQGLHLDVLAYNTVIDGFCKSGKVNKAYQLLEEMKTKGLQPTVVTYGSVVDGLAKIDRLDEAYMLFEEAKSIGVDLNVVIYSSLIDGFGKVGRIDEAYLILEELMQKGLTPNTYTWNCLLGALVKAEEIDEAQVCFQNMKNLKCSPNEITYSIMINGLCMIRKFNKAFVFWQEMQKQGLKPNTITYTTMIVGLAKAGNVMEARGLFDRFKASGGIPDSACYNAMIEGLSSANKAIDAYKLFEETRLKGCHVYSKTCVVLLDALHKADCLEQAAIVGAVLREMAKSQHATRLP